From the Acetobacter aceti genome, one window contains:
- a CDS encoding lysine--tRNA ligase: MSDQNVNPAGHSLLPNGAVPKAWPFQEAQKIADHVTARGGDRPALFETGYGPSGLPHIGTFGEVARTSWVRQAYTALTGKPSRLLAFSDDMDALRKVPDNVPNREMLAEFIGKPLTRVPDPFGTHDSFAAHNNARLRSFLDGFGFDYEFASSTEYYTSGRFDAALKRMLEVHDEVCAVILPTLGEERRATYSPVLPIHPKTGNVMQVHIDRVDPAAGTVFWTDENGERFETLVTGGAAKMQWKADWAMRWYALGVDYEMSGKDLIDSVRLSGRICRVLGAAAPAGLTYELFLDEHGQKISKSKGNGLSVEEWLRYAPPESLGQYMFNQPQRAKRLFFDVIPKAADEYLSHVEKASTLQKSVAEGPASEAQDADRLALYANPAWFLHAGHIPDHAGSPLSFAMLLNLASVANAETPDVMWGFIRRYDANVSPETHPMLATLVERAIVFYADFVRPSKSYRLPSEQEHAALADLAEALKIYEGEEVSADVLQNLVFEIGKRHEFEPLRSWFTCLYEVLLGQSEGPRFGGFIALYGVRGTIALIEAALVRSAEA; encoded by the coding sequence ATGTCTGACCAAAACGTAAATCCTGCTGGCCATTCCCTCCTGCCGAACGGGGCCGTTCCCAAAGCCTGGCCCTTTCAGGAGGCGCAGAAAATCGCCGACCATGTCACGGCCAGAGGCGGTGACCGTCCGGCGCTGTTCGAGACGGGCTATGGTCCCTCCGGTCTGCCGCATATCGGCACGTTCGGCGAAGTGGCCCGCACAAGCTGGGTGCGTCAGGCCTATACGGCGCTGACGGGAAAGCCTTCTCGTCTGCTTGCGTTTTCCGATGACATGGACGCGCTCCGCAAGGTTCCGGACAATGTGCCGAACCGCGAGATGCTGGCGGAGTTCATCGGCAAGCCGCTGACCCGTGTGCCGGACCCGTTCGGCACGCACGACTCCTTCGCGGCCCACAACAATGCCCGCCTACGATCCTTTCTGGACGGATTCGGGTTCGATTACGAGTTCGCTTCCTCGACCGAATACTACACGTCCGGCCGCTTCGACGCTGCGCTGAAGCGGATGCTGGAAGTGCATGACGAGGTCTGCGCCGTGATCCTGCCGACGCTGGGCGAGGAACGCCGCGCGACCTATTCACCGGTCCTGCCCATCCACCCGAAGACCGGCAATGTCATGCAGGTCCATATCGACAGGGTCGATCCGGCGGCAGGCACCGTCTTCTGGACCGACGAGAATGGCGAGCGCTTCGAAACGCTCGTGACCGGCGGCGCGGCCAAGATGCAGTGGAAGGCCGACTGGGCCATGCGCTGGTACGCGCTCGGCGTCGATTATGAAATGTCAGGCAAGGATCTGATCGACAGCGTGCGTCTGTCCGGTCGTATCTGCCGCGTTCTGGGAGCTGCGGCTCCTGCCGGCCTGACCTACGAGCTGTTTCTCGACGAACACGGTCAGAAGATTTCCAAGTCGAAGGGCAACGGCCTGTCGGTTGAGGAGTGGCTGCGTTACGCGCCGCCCGAGAGCCTTGGTCAGTATATGTTCAACCAGCCGCAGAGGGCGAAGCGTCTGTTTTTCGACGTGATCCCCAAGGCGGCCGATGAATATCTCTCCCATGTGGAGAAAGCTTCCACCCTGCAGAAAAGCGTTGCCGAAGGTCCGGCGAGCGAGGCGCAGGACGCTGATCGTCTGGCGCTCTATGCCAACCCTGCCTGGTTCCTGCATGCCGGTCACATTCCGGATCATGCGGGTAGCCCGCTGTCCTTTGCCATGCTGCTGAATCTCGCCAGTGTCGCCAACGCCGAGACGCCGGACGTGATGTGGGGTTTTATCAGGCGCTATGACGCGAACGTCTCTCCCGAGACGCATCCGATGCTGGCCACGCTGGTTGAGCGCGCCATCGTGTTCTACGCCGATTTTGTCCGGCCTTCGAAGAGCTACCGCCTGCCCAGTGAGCAGGAACACGCGGCGCTTGCCGATCTGGCGGAAGCCCTCAAGATTTATGAGGGCGAAGAGGTTTCCGCCGATGTGTTGCAGAATCTGGTGTTCGAGATCGGCAAGCGTCATGAATTCGAGCCGCTGAGAAGCTGGTTCACCTGTCTCTACGAGGTTCTGCTGGGGCAGAGTGAAGGCCCGCGTTTTGGGGGGTTCATAGCACTTTACGGTGTCCGGGGCACCATCGCGTTGATCGAGGCGGCGCTGGTGCGGAGCGCGGAAGCCTGA
- a CDS encoding DegQ family serine endoprotease has translation MPFSGPARPLLLSFALSVSACSAALCSSGMPAYADSAPAPMPQVTTDAHGVPGSFADLADRLLPAVVNVSTTQTMKGDSDDEDEEGEEGPQIPEFPRGSPFEKFFHDFMNRQNTPNGPPRKMQALGSGFIIDPSGYVVTNNHVIRKADRVTVTLQDNTVLPAKVIGHDDRTDLALLKVASPHPLPFVSFGDSDTARVGNWVLAIGNPFGLSGTVTAGIVSSRGRNIEQGPYDNFIQTDAPINKGNSGGPLFDMHGAVIGVNTAIYSPSGGSVGIGFSIPSNEARGIIEQLRRTGHVSRGWIGVRIQDVTQEIADGLGLKPARGALIAGVDAQGPAAKAKLETGDVIQALNGKPIEGHALPRLIADLPVNSQATLSVWRHGKMQDLSVAIGALPEPKEAAHPDHPEKPGNHSSDKSVDFSGFGLKISGLTDTNRKKYHLADDQKGVVITGVTEGGAAAERGLKEGDVITEVQQVAVNSVADLRKGIDTAQKEQRHSVLLLVHDMDGLRWVPFPLDGAH, from the coding sequence ATGCCTTTTTCCGGTCCTGCCCGCCCCCTTCTGCTCTCTTTCGCCCTGTCGGTCTCAGCCTGCTCGGCAGCCCTGTGCTCATCAGGCATGCCCGCCTATGCAGACTCCGCGCCGGCACCCATGCCGCAAGTGACCACCGACGCCCACGGCGTACCGGGCAGCTTCGCCGACCTCGCGGACCGCCTGCTCCCTGCCGTGGTCAACGTCTCGACCACCCAGACCATGAAGGGCGATTCGGACGACGAGGACGAAGAAGGCGAGGAAGGCCCGCAGATTCCCGAATTTCCGCGAGGCTCGCCGTTCGAGAAGTTTTTCCACGACTTCATGAATCGCCAGAACACGCCCAACGGGCCGCCGCGCAAGATGCAGGCGCTCGGTTCCGGCTTCATCATCGACCCGTCAGGCTATGTGGTGACGAACAACCACGTCATCCGCAAGGCCGACCGCGTCACCGTCACGCTACAGGACAACACCGTCCTGCCCGCGAAGGTAATCGGTCATGACGACCGCACCGACCTCGCGCTGCTGAAGGTCGCGTCGCCCCATCCGCTGCCCTTCGTGTCGTTCGGCGACAGCGACACCGCCCGCGTCGGCAACTGGGTGCTGGCCATCGGCAATCCGTTCGGCCTGTCCGGCACGGTGACGGCGGGCATCGTCTCCTCGCGCGGCCGCAATATCGAGCAGGGGCCGTATGACAATTTCATCCAGACCGACGCTCCCATCAACAAGGGCAATTCCGGCGGCCCGCTCTTTGACATGCACGGCGCGGTCATCGGCGTGAACACGGCCATCTATTCTCCTTCCGGCGGCTCGGTCGGGATCGGCTTCTCCATCCCGTCCAACGAGGCGCGCGGCATCATCGAGCAGCTTCGCAGGACCGGCCACGTCTCGCGCGGCTGGATCGGCGTGCGGATTCAGGATGTCACGCAGGAAATCGCCGACGGTCTCGGCCTGAAACCGGCGCGTGGCGCTCTTATCGCGGGTGTGGACGCCCAGGGACCGGCGGCGAAGGCGAAGCTTGAGACAGGCGACGTCATTCAGGCCCTGAACGGCAAACCGATTGAAGGTCATGCCCTGCCCCGCCTGATTGCCGATCTTCCCGTCAATTCCCAGGCCACGCTCTCCGTCTGGCGTCATGGCAAGATGCAGGATCTCTCCGTGGCCATCGGCGCGCTCCCCGAGCCGAAAGAAGCCGCCCATCCGGATCACCCTGAGAAACCCGGAAACCATTCATCGGACAAATCCGTCGATTTCAGTGGGTTTGGTCTGAAAATCTCCGGCCTGACGGATACGAACCGCAAGAAATATCACCTTGCGGATGATCAGAAAGGCGTGGTGATCACTGGCGTCACGGAAGGAGGCGCTGCGGCTGAACGGGGCCTCAAAGAAGGTGACGTCATCACCGAAGTGCAGCAGGTTGCGGTAAATTCGGTGGCCGATCTACGCAAGGGGATCGATACGGCTCAGAAGGAACAGCGCCATTCCGTTCTTCTGCTGGTGCATGACATGGACGGGCTGCGCTGGGTGCCCTTCCCGCTGGACGGTGCACACTGA
- a CDS encoding winged helix-turn-helix domain-containing protein, whose product MVTELRLTLRVDVDGHPALGHGKIRLLEHLEETGSISAAGRAMGMSYRRAWLLIDALNKQFTAPLVATKPGGGGGAHLTEAGQTVVRCYRAAEKEAANGAKAPLEELAALVCRPQKASPS is encoded by the coding sequence ATTGTGACTGAACTACGCCTGACGCTGAGGGTGGATGTGGATGGTCATCCCGCACTCGGACACGGCAAGATCCGTCTTCTGGAACATCTGGAAGAAACCGGTTCGATTTCAGCCGCCGGACGGGCGATGGGCATGTCCTATCGCCGGGCATGGCTGCTGATCGACGCTCTGAACAAGCAGTTCACCGCCCCGCTGGTCGCCACCAAGCCGGGCGGGGGCGGGGGCGCCCATCTCACTGAGGCAGGACAGACCGTCGTCCGCTGCTATCGCGCAGCGGAAAAAGAGGCGGCCAACGGGGCAAAAGCGCCTCTGGAAGAGCTTGCAGCTCTGGTCTGTCGCCCTCAAAAAGCCTCACCTTCGTGA
- a CDS encoding glucan biosynthesis protein codes for MSSSVFRRDLLRAGSGVALAALTTDFLRKPAHAADAPPAPAAPTPFDNSTVTQIARQLASRSYSAPEQSLPKPLTNLTFDQFRSIEFQPDQALWHNENLAFDVEFFPRGFLYPQRIEMHEVVDGKSAPVPYSPDMFRYGDPMLRVTDNLGFAGLRLRYAINTPGVMEECAVFLGASYFRAVAKGQNYGLSARGFADGTGDPKGEEFALFRAFWLEKPQSGVDSVVIHALLDSPSVTGAFRFTIRPGETTIFDVQSTFFPRVKIEQSGVAALTGMFYFDTNDRTHVDDWRPAAHDSEALQIWTGSDQQLYRPLRNPLDLQFSAFSDISPRGFGLMQRRRSFHDFEDLALNYEKRPSLWIEPIGDWGAGFVDLVEIPTPNEVNDNIVSFWRPKEPMLAGHEYAYTYRMYWGWDEPFPTELARIGATRVGAVTDHKEARFFAIDFTGGPVANTRPDAKFHLIPHTSAGTIKNVVVEPNPNINGWRTTFEFYPGDAKLAEMNVVLANDQGPVSEQWVYRWTP; via the coding sequence GTGTCATCCTCCGTCTTCCGCCGCGACCTGCTTCGTGCAGGCAGTGGTGTCGCATTGGCCGCCCTGACGACAGACTTCCTCCGCAAACCGGCCCATGCCGCTGATGCTCCTCCTGCACCAGCCGCTCCCACACCGTTCGACAACAGCACTGTTACACAGATCGCCCGTCAACTTGCGTCCAGGTCTTACAGCGCGCCGGAACAGTCTCTCCCGAAGCCTCTGACGAACCTGACCTTCGATCAGTTCCGTTCCATCGAGTTCCAGCCCGACCAGGCGCTCTGGCACAACGAGAATCTGGCCTTCGACGTCGAATTCTTTCCGCGCGGCTTCCTCTATCCGCAGCGCATCGAGATGCATGAAGTCGTGGATGGAAAATCCGCGCCTGTCCCCTACAGCCCCGACATGTTCCGCTACGGCGATCCGATGCTGCGGGTGACCGACAATCTCGGCTTCGCCGGGCTGCGCCTGCGCTACGCCATCAACACGCCCGGCGTGATGGAAGAATGCGCGGTGTTCCTCGGGGCCTCCTATTTCCGGGCCGTCGCGAAAGGTCAGAATTATGGCCTCTCCGCGCGCGGTTTCGCGGACGGCACAGGCGACCCCAAAGGCGAGGAATTCGCCCTTTTCCGCGCCTTCTGGCTTGAAAAGCCGCAGTCCGGCGTGGACTCTGTCGTCATCCACGCGCTGCTGGACAGCCCGTCAGTGACCGGCGCCTTCCGCTTCACCATCCGCCCCGGCGAGACCACCATCTTCGATGTGCAGTCCACCTTCTTCCCACGCGTGAAGATCGAGCAGTCCGGCGTCGCCGCCCTCACCGGCATGTTCTATTTCGACACCAATGACCGCACCCATGTCGATGACTGGCGTCCCGCCGCGCACGACAGCGAGGCGCTGCAGATCTGGACCGGTTCCGACCAGCAACTCTACCGGCCGCTGCGCAATCCGCTGGATCTCCAGTTCTCGGCCTTCAGCGACATCTCCCCACGCGGTTTCGGTCTGATGCAGCGCCGCCGCTCCTTCCACGACTTCGAGGATCTCGCTCTCAATTACGAGAAGCGTCCGTCCCTGTGGATCGAACCGATCGGCGACTGGGGCGCCGGGTTTGTCGATCTGGTCGAGATTCCCACCCCCAACGAGGTCAACGACAACATCGTCTCCTTCTGGCGGCCAAAAGAGCCGATGCTGGCCGGGCATGAATATGCCTATACCTATCGCATGTACTGGGGCTGGGACGAGCCGTTTCCGACCGAGCTTGCCCGGATCGGCGCCACGCGGGTCGGCGCTGTGACCGACCACAAGGAAGCCCGGTTCTTCGCCATCGACTTCACCGGCGGTCCGGTCGCCAACACCAGGCCTGATGCGAAATTCCATCTTATTCCGCACACATCCGCGGGAACGATCAAGAATGTGGTTGTCGAACCCAACCCGAATATCAACGGCTGGCGCACCACGTTCGAATTCTATCCCGGCGATGCAAAGCTCGCTGAAATGAATGTCGTTCTCGCCAATGATCAGGGACCTGTCTCAGAACAGTGGGTGTACCGTTGGACGCCATGA
- the mdoH gene encoding glucans biosynthesis glucosyltransferase MdoH, translating into MTDAPGVVAAVRFHALPPEAPLSMETQDLHAAPDLHGRERVSPTEPPLVSLRRLAVIGSALALTAYGAYQTHLVLDANGFSVLGVIMEVLFVLLFTWIALAFTSSVAGFWSLLTKGGLGLGIHADGPLPALNTRVALLMPTYNEDPHRVMAGLRAIYASLQETGREDAFDIFILSDTTNPDVWVTEEAAFLALRRDTGDDRHIFYRRRAKNIERKAGNVGEWVRRFGGAYPLMVTLDADSVMDGRTLVQIAAAMERNPQVGLIQTLPIIAGGTTLFARMQQFAGRVYGPLIAHGIAWWHGAASNYWGHNAVIRTAAFAEQAGLPHLPGRKPFGGHILSHDFVEAALMRRGGWAIHMVPALLGSYEESPPSLTDVAIRDRRWCQGNLQHYKVIPTKGLHWLSRMHMMIGIGAYVTSPLWLIFLLVGILISLQAHFVRPEYFGDTKTLYPHWPQVDPVRAKYVFIATMAILLAPKLFAYIALFFNRTTLKGCGGAIRTALSILVETLIGGLIAPIAMLIQTGGVISILSGQDSGWNAQRRDDGGVPFSVIVAGYWRYTVFGLILGTAAWAVSISLFLWMTPVLLGLVLSIPLAALTASRDVGQALRRLGLLLVPEETQTPDVLLKAAAAMQLPALDCPESAMAALCSDPALLAAHRAMLPPSRKAGDPIDAERLVGLLKLQEARSLAEAETTLTSREKAAALGDATGLDRLMTLPR; encoded by the coding sequence ATGACCGACGCACCCGGCGTTGTCGCCGCCGTCAGGTTCCATGCGCTTCCTCCCGAAGCGCCCCTGTCGATGGAGACGCAGGACCTCCATGCGGCGCCCGACCTGCATGGCCGCGAGCGCGTCTCTCCGACCGAGCCTCCGCTGGTCTCGCTCCGACGGCTGGCCGTTATCGGGTCAGCCCTCGCCCTGACGGCCTATGGCGCCTATCAGACCCATCTCGTGCTCGACGCCAACGGCTTTTCCGTGCTTGGCGTCATCATGGAGGTGCTGTTCGTCCTGCTCTTCACATGGATTGCACTGGCCTTCACCTCCTCGGTCGCGGGCTTCTGGTCCCTCCTGACAAAAGGTGGCCTTGGTCTCGGCATTCATGCGGATGGACCGCTGCCGGCGCTGAACACCCGCGTTGCGCTGCTGATGCCGACCTACAATGAAGATCCGCACCGCGTGATGGCTGGCCTCCGCGCCATTTACGCCAGCTTGCAGGAAACGGGCCGGGAGGATGCGTTCGACATCTTCATCCTCTCCGACACCACCAACCCGGATGTGTGGGTGACCGAAGAAGCCGCCTTCCTCGCCCTGCGCCGGGACACGGGCGATGACAGACACATCTTCTACCGCCGCCGCGCCAAGAACATCGAGCGCAAGGCGGGCAATGTTGGCGAGTGGGTGCGTCGCTTCGGCGGGGCCTATCCGCTGATGGTCACATTGGACGCGGACTCCGTCATGGACGGGCGCACACTGGTCCAGATCGCCGCCGCGATGGAGCGCAATCCGCAGGTCGGCCTGATCCAGACCCTGCCGATCATCGCCGGAGGCACAACCCTGTTCGCCCGGATGCAGCAGTTCGCCGGACGGGTTTATGGCCCGCTGATCGCGCATGGCATCGCCTGGTGGCACGGCGCGGCCAGTAACTACTGGGGCCACAACGCCGTCATCCGCACGGCGGCCTTCGCGGAGCAGGCCGGTCTGCCGCATCTGCCGGGCCGCAAGCCGTTCGGTGGTCACATCCTCAGCCATGACTTCGTGGAAGCCGCCCTCATGCGGCGCGGTGGCTGGGCCATTCACATGGTCCCCGCCCTTCTCGGTTCTTATGAAGAAAGCCCGCCGTCACTTACTGACGTGGCGATCCGCGATCGTCGCTGGTGTCAGGGCAACCTCCAGCACTACAAGGTCATCCCGACAAAAGGACTGCACTGGCTGAGCCGGATGCATATGATGATCGGCATTGGGGCCTATGTAACGTCCCCGCTGTGGCTGATCTTCCTGCTTGTCGGTATCCTGATCTCGCTTCAGGCGCACTTTGTCCGTCCGGAATATTTCGGCGACACCAAGACGCTGTATCCGCACTGGCCGCAGGTCGATCCGGTGCGCGCGAAATACGTGTTCATCGCCACGATGGCCATTCTGCTGGCGCCCAAGCTGTTCGCCTACATCGCCCTGTTCTTTAACAGAACCACGTTGAAGGGCTGCGGCGGCGCGATCCGCACGGCGCTCTCCATTCTGGTGGAGACGCTGATCGGCGGCCTGATCGCCCCGATCGCCATGCTGATCCAGACAGGCGGCGTGATATCCATTCTCAGCGGACAGGATTCCGGCTGGAACGCGCAGCGTCGTGACGATGGCGGTGTGCCGTTCAGTGTCATTGTCGCAGGTTACTGGCGCTATACCGTGTTCGGCCTGATTCTCGGCACGGCGGCATGGGCGGTCTCCATCTCCCTGTTCCTCTGGATGACACCGGTACTTCTGGGTCTGGTCCTTTCCATCCCGCTCGCGGCCCTCACCGCCAGCCGTGATGTCGGACAGGCCCTGCGCCGGCTGGGACTCCTTCTGGTTCCGGAAGAAACCCAGACGCCGGACGTGCTGCTGAAGGCGGCGGCCGCCATGCAACTCCCCGCCCTCGACTGTCCAGAGAGCGCCATGGCGGCGCTGTGTTCCGATCCGGCCCTGCTGGCGGCGCATCGGGCCATGCTGCCTCCGTCCCGCAAGGCGGGCGATCCGATTGACGCTGAGCGACTTGTCGGGTTGCTGAAACTGCAGGAAGCGCGCTCACTGGCCGAGGCGGAAACGACGCTTACCTCCAGGGAAAAAGCAGCGGCTCTGGGCGACGCCACCGGTCTGGACCGGCTGATGACGCTGCCTCGCTGA
- the bfr gene encoding bacterioferritin produces the protein MAIKDPKVIEHLNIQLTNELTAINQYFLHARTLNHWGVTLLGKKEYEESIEEMRHADWLIERILYLGGLPNVQRYNTILIGQSVKEILECDLKLEEKALDDLREGIAYCESVRDYVSRDLLLKILDNEEEHEDFIDRQFDLIKQVGIENYIQLNSAPANEG, from the coding sequence ATGGCCATCAAAGACCCGAAGGTTATCGAACACCTGAACATCCAGCTCACCAACGAGCTGACCGCCATCAACCAGTATTTCCTGCACGCCCGCACGCTGAACCACTGGGGCGTCACCCTGCTGGGCAAGAAGGAATATGAAGAGTCCATCGAGGAAATGCGCCACGCCGACTGGCTGATCGAGCGCATCCTGTATCTTGGCGGCCTGCCGAACGTGCAGCGTTACAACACCATCCTCATCGGCCAGAGCGTCAAGGAAATCCTTGAATGCGACCTGAAGCTTGAAGAGAAGGCTCTTGATGATCTGCGCGAAGGCATCGCTTACTGCGAGAGCGTCCGCGACTACGTCTCCCGTGACCTGCTGCTGAAAATCCTCGATAACGAGGAAGAGCATGAAGACTTCATCGATCGCCAGTTCGATCTGATCAAGCAGGTTGGCATCGAGAACTACATCCAGCTCAACTCGGCCCCCGCCAACGAGGGCTGA
- a CDS encoding ComEC/Rec2 family competence protein — protein sequence MKGVLIRFQTLLLTERHRLPLWLPVFMALGVLAYFQPLTEPVVWWALGGGFLSAPLLIFGWHRLGGRVSGCAILCVSLGFLAAWSESHRAPPMPELPRRAVILTGHVQAVDMLPARNEGTPGGRRVTLSGVRFETWLDEGMSPLKRTLRLRLRDDDSLLFGPGNELRIRALLEAPPFPVMPGARDLQREAWFGKEAGTGRALGVAARIDGSGQVSAATTLERVREKIAARIAVVLPGSDGAIASTLLVGLSGAIAAKDREAFSVSGLSHLLAVAGLHLGIVMGLVVTAVRYGLAFIEWTALRWPCKEIAVVCGLFGGVIYVVMTGMHLPAMRSLIMACLVVLALVTGRNAASMRGLAVAAAVLLLTGPAVILGVPFQMSFAAVMALIAGYEVLRAPLRRLHGEGTVGRRFLVHVTTLALTSLLAGTATLPVSMAHFGEIQPFFVVANLIAVPMTALWVMPAGLLAVLLMPLHLEHPALDVMGWGVDGIIWLASTVARWPAARIAVPMTPGWGLALFLFGLCWLCLWSRKWRLIGTVPMLIGFMTPFFHSLPDVVITPDGGLVAVREGKQLLVSGQSRDAWFERRALEQAFARPVVSLPMHGETASGDLTCGEDGAAGVCVLQRGKHSVLLRVEDTTDGQTLLPREVCQGMDLFVTVSPARSSCRDVPTIDRFAVWREGAVAVRLTDSGVQTLSDRQWSGDRLWVMRPGRHGAPNLPLAREDDR from the coding sequence GTGAAGGGCGTGCTGATCCGCTTTCAGACGCTGCTTCTCACGGAACGCCACAGACTGCCGCTCTGGCTGCCAGTTTTCATGGCGCTGGGCGTTCTCGCCTATTTCCAGCCTCTGACGGAGCCCGTGGTCTGGTGGGCTCTGGGAGGGGGCTTTCTTTCTGCTCCTCTCCTCATATTCGGCTGGCATCGTCTTGGCGGGCGCGTGTCCGGTTGTGCGATTCTGTGTGTCAGCCTTGGTTTTCTGGCGGCATGGAGCGAGAGCCATCGCGCCCCTCCCATGCCGGAACTGCCGCGGCGCGCCGTCATTCTCACAGGTCATGTTCAGGCGGTGGATATGCTGCCCGCCCGTAACGAGGGCACGCCGGGTGGCCGACGGGTCACCCTGTCCGGTGTGCGTTTCGAGACATGGCTCGATGAAGGCATGTCTCCGCTGAAGCGGACCCTGCGACTCAGACTGCGCGATGACGATTCACTGCTGTTTGGCCCCGGAAATGAACTGCGGATCAGGGCGCTGCTGGAAGCGCCGCCTTTCCCTGTCATGCCGGGCGCACGCGATTTACAGCGCGAAGCCTGGTTCGGGAAGGAAGCAGGCACCGGGCGGGCGCTCGGTGTGGCAGCCCGGATCGACGGGAGTGGTCAGGTTTCAGCGGCGACCACTCTGGAGCGTGTGCGTGAAAAAATAGCAGCCCGTATCGCCGTGGTGTTGCCCGGATCGGACGGTGCGATCGCTTCGACGCTTCTGGTCGGTCTGTCCGGGGCCATCGCCGCGAAAGACCGGGAAGCGTTCTCCGTGTCCGGCCTGTCGCATCTGCTGGCCGTCGCAGGGCTGCATCTGGGCATTGTCATGGGACTTGTCGTCACCGCCGTGCGATACGGTCTCGCTTTCATTGAATGGACGGCTCTCCGCTGGCCATGCAAGGAAATTGCGGTTGTCTGCGGTCTGTTCGGCGGCGTCATCTATGTGGTGATGACGGGGATGCATCTGCCCGCCATGCGCAGTCTGATCATGGCCTGTCTGGTCGTGCTGGCGCTCGTCACGGGACGCAATGCCGCTTCCATGCGCGGGCTGGCGGTCGCCGCCGCCGTTCTTCTTCTGACCGGTCCCGCCGTCATTCTGGGCGTTCCGTTTCAGATGTCCTTCGCGGCGGTGATGGCGCTGATCGCGGGCTACGAAGTGCTGCGGGCTCCACTTCGGCGGCTGCATGGCGAGGGAACGGTGGGCCGCCGCTTTCTCGTGCATGTCACGACGCTCGCCCTGACCAGTCTGCTGGCGGGGACAGCGACCCTGCCGGTCTCCATGGCGCATTTTGGCGAGATCCAGCCGTTCTTTGTCGTGGCCAATCTGATTGCCGTGCCGATGACGGCGCTATGGGTGATGCCTGCGGGACTCCTCGCCGTTCTGCTGATGCCGTTGCACCTCGAACACCCGGCGCTGGATGTCATGGGGTGGGGAGTGGACGGCATCATCTGGCTCGCAAGCACTGTCGCCCGGTGGCCTGCCGCACGGATCGCTGTGCCGATGACACCCGGCTGGGGGCTGGCGCTGTTTCTGTTCGGACTCTGCTGGCTGTGTCTGTGGAGCCGGAAGTGGCGACTCATTGGAACTGTTCCGATGCTTATCGGGTTCATGACGCCTTTTTTTCATTCCTTACCTGATGTGGTCATCACGCCGGATGGGGGCCTTGTGGCGGTGAGGGAGGGAAAACAGTTGCTGGTGAGCGGCCAGTCCCGTGACGCCTGGTTCGAGCGGCGGGCGCTGGAGCAGGCGTTCGCGCGACCGGTTGTCAGCCTGCCGATGCACGGCGAGACGGCGAGCGGCGATCTCACCTGTGGCGAGGACGGAGCGGCAGGCGTCTGCGTTCTCCAGCGCGGGAAACATTCTGTCCTGCTTCGCGTGGAAGACACGACGGATGGTCAGACCCTTCTGCCTCGGGAGGTCTGTCAGGGAATGGATCTGTTCGTGACGGTTTCCCCGGCGCGATCATCCTGCCGCGACGTGCCGACCATTGACCGGTTCGCAGTGTGGCGGGAAGGGGCGGTGGCGGTCCGGCTGACGGATTCGGGCGTGCAAACCCTCTCTGACCGGCAATGGAGTGGAGACCGGCTCTGGGTCATGCGGCCCGGACGGCATGGGGCGCCGAATCTGCCTCTGGCCAGAGAAGACGACCGTTAG